In Peptococcaceae bacterium, the genomic window TGACGCAGTGTTCCTCGTGCCCGGCGCTCTCTTCCATGATGCCGATATGCTTTTTCATCTCGGCCAGCTCTTCTTCGGTCACCCGCTCGGCAGCCAGGCGCACGCAGTCTATTTCCAGAACTCGCCTCAGCTCAAGCAGTTCCAGGGCCAGGTCGTCTTCCAGCATCAGAATGAGGGAAAGCGGCTCCAGGGCCATCCCGTTCCTGTGCTCCCGGATGAAAGTGCCCTCCCCGGGCCTGCTTTCGATCAGGCCGATCATCTCCATAACCCTGAAAGCCTCGCGGATGGAGGCCCTGCTGACATGAAACTGGCTCCTCAGTTCCCTCTCTGAAGGCAGCTTATCCCCTCTTTTGAGGCTCCCGTTGTAAATCATTTCTTTTATTTGTTCAATGACCTGCTCATACACCTTAATGTTCTTTATCGGTTTAAAGTTCTGCATCATGTTCCCTCCACCGCTGCGGTTTCCGGATCCCCCTTTTCCCTTTTCTTATCCCAGCGCCCTGCGGGCGATATCACTGCGAAACTGGCATCCCCAAAAGCTTATTTTCTTCACCGCCTGGTATGCCTTCTCCCGGGCTTCCGCAATATCGCGGCCCAGCGCCGTCACCGATAAAACCCGGCCCCCGGCTGTGACAACCCGGCCTTCCCGCAATGCGGTCCCGCTGTGGAAAACAACCGCCCCGCCGGCTTCCGCTTCCTCCAGCCCGCTGATGGGATAACCGGTTTTATATTCGCCGGGATACCCGGCGGAAGCCATTACCACTGTA contains:
- a CDS encoding FadR family transcriptional regulator codes for the protein MMQNFKPIKNIKVYEQVIEQIKEMIYNGSLKRGDKLPSERELRSQFHVSRASIREAFRVMEMIGLIESRPGEGTFIREHRNGMALEPLSLILMLEDDLALELLELRRVLEIDCVRLAAERVTEEELAEMKKHIGIMEESAGHEEHCVKADAKFHFTIAKASKNRVLYDVMMAISQAMDFHIKNTRTKLVSDRETMMNFIRQHYSIFEGLREGNSEKAMKAMRDHLDYVEGLIKKNIEKTE